DNA from Acidobacteriota bacterium:
TCTCCTGGAGAGCCTGAAGGAAAGGCTGACGCGCGACTCCAAGGCGCCGCCCCCGGAAAGGCGCCCCTATCTCGCCAAGCCGCCCCAAGTGAACGTGCTCAGGGCCCTCGACCTGGGAAAGAAGGTCGAGGAGAGTCGGTACGAAAAAGCCCTGAAGAAGAAACAGGCCGAACTCTCCTTCCTCTCGCGCCGGCTGTACGAGGAGAAGCGGTCCTTGATTCTGGTCTTCGAGGGTCCGGACGCCGCTGGCAAGGGAGGCGCCATCCGGCGTCTCACGGCGGCCATGGACATGCGCAATGCGCGGCACATCTCCATCGCAGCCCCCACCGAGGAGGAGCGCGCCCACCCGTACCTGTGGCGATTCTGGCGCCACCTCCCCCGGCTCGGACGAGTGACCATCTTCGACCGGTCCTGGTACGGACGGGTGCTGGTGGAGCGGGTGGAGGGGTTCTGCACGATGGCGGAATGGCAGCGGGCCTACGCGGAGATCAACGGGTTCGAAGAGGAGCTGGCGCAGTTCGGCCACATTCTGATCAAGTTCTGGTTGGCCATCTCCTCGAAGGAACAGTTGAGGCGGTTCAAGGAGCGGCAGGAAACGCCCTACAAGCAATACAAAATCACCCAGGAGGACTGGCGGAACCGGGCCAAGTGGGACGCCTACGAGGCGGCGGCCTTGGACACCTTTGAAAAGACCAGCACGAGCCAGGCGCCCTGGGTACTCGTGGAGGGCGAAGACAAGAACCACGCCCGGCTGAAAGTGCTGGACGAGGTGAATCGCCGCCTTTCGTTCCTGCGCAAGTGACTCTCCATAAAGGACGATCCGAGGGATCGATGCGGTGGGATCGATCCCGGTGCATTCTCTAGCCACTCTTCACTGAATCGGTTTTTCGGGACGGAAGTCGAGAGGCTTCCTGGCTTGCGCCGGCGAAGCCCAGGTGCTACTATTTTCAATTAGGTGGCACGCTTTCCGTGTACAGGGCGGAGGGGGGGAAAGAATGGAAGGACAAAAGACCAACCGGTCAGGCGAGGGCCTCGTCGTGGCTCTGGGGGTCCTGACGGGGGCATGGGTGCTCGCGGAGGATGCGCCGCTCCTTACCCAACTCCCTGAAGCTCTTCCAAAGGCAGGGTACCTGGGCTCCACCGAGGTGACAGTTCGCGCCAAACCCGTCGAGGAGAGCCTGGAGAGCACGGTCCAGGGCACCCTCCTCTCCGTGGTCTCGGAGGGACAGATCGAGGACCTCAACGCCCAGGACCTGGCGAGCGCCCTGCGGCGAATCCCGGGGCTCACCATCAGCCGGTACAACCCCATCGGCAGTTACGGAGGGGCAGACGGCGGAGCCATCTACATTCGCGGGCAGGGCGCGGGGCGCCCGGGCGGAGAAGTGGCCACCCTCGTGGACGGCGTTCCGGTCGTGGTCTCGGTGTGGACCCATCCCATTCTGGACCTGCTCAACACCGATGCGGCGGATTCCATAGAGGTATACAAGAGCCCGGAGCCCGTCTTGTTCGGAAACATGGCCTTTGGCGCCGTCAACCTGGTTCCCAAGCGCCCCGCCGAGGCGGCGAATGGCCAAGCGGTTCTCTTCGGAGGCTCCTATTCCCAGTTCGGCGTGAAGGCCGAAGAGGGCATCCCGCTGGGGCGGGGAGGGCTCTATCTGCAGGGAAGCGTCCTTCGAAGCGACGGCCACCGAAGGGACGCCGGGGGGCGGGTGGCCAGGGCTTACGGAAGAGGCGAGATGGAACTCGCGGACCACTGGCAGGTCTCCTTTCAAGTCCACCACACGGATTCCTGGGCCGAGGATCCAGGACGGGAGGAGGCCCCCAGGCCCCCCGTGACCCCTCGCTATCCGATCCGGAACACGCTCCTGCTCGGCACCTTGGAGAACCGCTTTGCCTGGGGAGACGGGTACGTGAAGGTCTACGACAACGACGGGATCGCCCGCTGGCTCCAGTGGGATTCGGGGGCAGGCCACGCCTTCGTGACGCGCACCGAATACGAGGGGTATGGCGTGAGGATTCGACAGAACTTCACACCCTGGTCCGGCGGGCGCATCACCCTGGGTCTGGATGACGACACCTTCGGCGGCCATTTCCAGGAACTGCGGCCGTACCCGACGCGTCCGAGCCCCCGGCGGCTCTTCCGGAACCGGGCTCCGTATCTCCTGGTGAGCCAAACCTTCGGAGAAACGCTCCAGGTCACCCCCTCGTTGGGAATCCGAGCCAACGACGCCCGCTACTTCGAAGACCAGACCGGCCGACAGTTCGGCCTCACGGCGGCCTGGAAAGGACTCGTCCTCCACGGGGGACACTCGCGCTCATTCAGCTACCCCGGCGTGTATGCCGCGATCATGTTCGGTCCCGCCTATCCGGATCGAAAGTGGACGGGCCTGAAGGCGGAAACCTTGACCCACACGGAGGTGGGAGTCGGATGGGACGCAGGAGGGGCGGCCTCGGCCGATCTGACTCTCTTTTCGGACAAGGTGGAAAACGCCCTCCGATTTGCTCCGCCCCCGCCCTTTCCGCCCGGCTTCGCCAACCTCGGAGCATACACGGTCAAGGGAGCCATGGGAGAGGTTCGGCTGGCCCCGTCGCCGCGGGTTGCCGTATTCTTGGGGGCATGCACGGCGAGCACGGGACGAGCGGAAATCCCCGAAACGCCCAAGTGGACCCTTTCGGGTGGCGTCACGGCGGTGGTGGGCGGCGGGACCCGGATCTCGGGGGACGCACAGTACGTGGGGGCCCGCAACGTGCTCAATCCGCGCTTTGCGCGCACCCAGGAATGGATCGGGGCCCATTTCCTGGTCAACGCGAGGATCGCCAGGTCCATCTGGGAGGGCCGCTCCGGCGCTTCGGGCGAAATCCACGTGGCCGGAGAAAACTTGCTCAACCGGGAGTACTCCTTCCGACCCGGCTACCCCATGGCGGGGATCAACGGCTCCGTCGGCCTGACGCTGCGCTGGTGAGGGGAGGGAAATAGCCGATGCACATCCCGGACGGATACTTGGGACCGGCCACGGCCCTCGCGACCTGGGGGATCATGGTGCCCGTCTGGGGATCGGCCCTGCGCCATCTTCGAAAGGGCCTGGAGGTGCGGCGAATCCCCCTCCTTTCCCTGGGCGCCGCCTTCTCGTTTCTCATCATGATGTTCAACATACCCATCCCCGGGGGAACCACCGGGCACGCCGTGGGCAGCGTGCTGGTGGCCCTCCTCCTGGGACCCTGGGCCGCCGTGATCTCCGTGTCCCTGGCCCTGGCTCTGCAGGCGCTCCTATTTGGGGACGGCGGGATCACGGCCCTGGGGGCGAACTGCTTGACCATGGCGGGCATCATGCCTCTCGCGGGTTGGGCGGCGTTTCGCCTGACGGGGGCGACGGCGCCTCCTGACTCGCGCCGTCGATACCTTGCGGCCGGCTTCGCCGCGTACGCGGGCTTGAACGCGGCGGCCCTCGCCACGGCAGGGCTCCTCGGCATCCAGCCCCTCCTGGCCAGCGACGCCTCGGGACGACCGTTGTACTGTCCATACGGGCTCGGCGTGGCCGTGCCCGTGATGGCCGCCGAACACCTTCTACTCTTCGGCTTCGTGGAGGCCATCGTAACCTCCGTGGCGCTGAAGTGGCTGGACAGGACGGAGCCCGGGTTAGCCCCCGGCCCGGCGGTCCCCGCCGCCCCCTATCGGAAGCTGTGGGGGTGGCTTCTGGTCCTGCTCGTCCTGACGCCGCTGGGCTTCCTCGTCCCCCGATGGGCAGGGGCCGCCGCGGCTTGGGGCGAGTGGTCGCCCGAGGAACTGATCGTCATGCTGGGATACGTTCCCGCCCGACTCGAACGATGGGCGGCCTTCTGGAGGGCCCCCGTGCCCGACTACGCGGAGGAGGCCGGTCCCTTGGGATATCTCCTCGCGGGAGCGCTGGGGATTGCAGTCCTTGGGGCCCTGTACGTGGGCTTGAAGACCGTCACGCGCGTGAGGGGCGACCGTGGCTGACGTGCCGGCCTGGCTTCTCGAAGGGGTTTCGGGCGCGGAGGGAGGTCGGGTCGAGGGACCCCTTCCGGGGCGGCCAAGGAGCAGGGGACTGAGGCGGGCCTTGCTTGCGCTGTCAAGGCTTTGGACCCACTTGGAGGACCCGCCGCCCTCGGGGCTGTTCGCCTTGGCCGATCGCGCGGGCCCTGCCTCGCTCGTGGCCACCGTTCTCATGGCGATCCTTGTGGTGGCCTTCGCTCGAACCCCCTTCCTGCTCGGTGTGCTTCTGGTGGTGCCGCTCGGGGGGCTTCTGGCCAGCGGCGGAGGGCGGGGCCGGCCGGCCGCGCTTGTGGCGGCCTCCGCCCTGTTCTCTTTGATCGTTGCCTTTCCTGCCCTTTTCGCATGGATTTCTCCCGGCCAGGCCCTGGTTCCACCCGGCGGTCCCACACAGGGTAAAACACCCCCCTGGGCCGTCACGGACACGGGGGTCTACCTTGCCGCACGGCTCGCGATGAGATCCACCGCGTCCGTCGCCTGGGTCGCGCTCATGGGACACCTTCTTCCCTTCGGAAAAATCCTCAAGGGCCTCGCCGCCTGGAGGGTTCCGTCCCTCCTGCTCGCCCTCCTGTCCATGGGCCACCGCTATCTTCAGGTCCTGTCCCAATGCGCCCAGGAGATGCACCTGGCCCGGCTCAGCCGCAGCCTTGCGGGTGGGGATTTGCGGGAGGAGCAGGCGTGGGTGGGCGCGGGCCTGGGCAGCCTCTACCGAAGGACGCGGCGCCTGGCGGAGGAGGTTACCCTCGCCATGGTCTCGCGGGGATGCACGGCGGAGGCCCCCCAGTTGGTCGGTGTGTCGCCGGTCGAACCGAAGGCGTTCTTCCTGCCCGCGGTCGCCGCAGGGGTGGGCCTTTTCTTGCTTTGGTTGGAGCGACAGTGAGCGACCTCTATAAGCCGCCGCTCTTTGAAATCCGGGGAGTGACCTTCGCCTACCCGGGGCGACCTCCGAGCCTGGAGGAGGTCTCCTTCACCGTGCGGAAGGGAGAGCGTGTGGCCCTTCTGGGCGCAAACGGGTCGGGCAAGACCACGCTCCTGCTCCTGCTCGACGGACTTTACTTTCCCCAGGGGGGCCGGATCGACTTCGAAGGGAATCCCATCGAGGCCCATTCTCTCGAAGACGGAGAGGCCGTCCGCCACTTCCGGAGGCGCGTCGGCCTCCTTTTTCAAAACCCGGATGCCCAGCTTTTCAGCCCTTCCGTGAGGGAGGAACTTTTGTTCGCCCCGAGGCAGTTGGGCCTCCCGAGCGAGGAAGCCGAGGAACGGGTGGAAACCGTATTGAATTTGATGGAAATCTCGGACTTGCGGGACCGCCCGCCCCAGAGCCTCAGCGCGGGGGAAAAGAAGCGAGTGGCTCTGGCTTCCCTGCTCACGGCGGGCCCCTCCGTGCTTCTCCTGGACGAGCCGACGGCCGGGCTTGACCCGCGAAGCCAGTCCCGCCTTCTCGATATCCTGGAACAGCTCCACGGGGCGGGCCTCACCCTGATCACGGCCACGCACGAGCTTCTCCTGCTGCCGCACCTGGCGGACCGTGCGGTGGTGTTGTCGCCGGGGCACCGGCTGCTCGCCGAGGCCCCGGCGGATGAAGTTCTGTCGGACCTCGCGCTGCTGGACCGCGCCAACTTGATTCACATTCACTCCCACCGGCATGGAGACGTGCTCCACCGCCACCCTCACCTTCACTGGGCCGGCCATCACCATGAGGAGCCATGAGGCGCGGCCCCGCCCTGTCCGAAGACCGTTCGGGAGTCTGCTTGAAAACGGCGGCCCGGGAACCCATATTACGGAGGCCGCGGGCGCAGGGCCCAAGCCACATGCCCCAGGGAGGCCCGCGGCGGGCGGTGGTCGCCGTTGATCCACCTTGGAAAGGAGTCGCCCTTGGCTCGACGCACCGAAAGTCTCGCCCGCCTCAAAGTGGAATCCCTGGAACTGTCCCGAGTCGGCATCCGCCGGACCCGCCGCTAGGATCGCGGGGGAACGGCGGATTCGCCCTGCTCAAGGCGGAATGCCCGCCACGTCGGACTGTAGGACCGGAGGCGAGCCCTCCGCGTGGAGTTGGTTTGGGACCGTCCCGGGGAACCCGGTTCCGGAGGGGAGGGTCTGTCTCGAGCGATTCGGGAGACGCCCCTGCGGCCGGCTTGACCTACCCGTATGGATTCGCTATAATTACCCGCCTGGTGGGGCTATGGCGCAGCTGGGAGCGCGCTTGAATGGCATTCAAGAGGTCGGGGGTTCGATCCCCCCTAGCTCCACCAAAAACACCCCCCGCCCCTGCGCGGCGGGCGACCCGGCGCCGGAGAGCAATCTCCGGCGTTTTTCATAGTTAGACTAGGACCGTTGGGCGTCGCGCGTCCGGCGACGAACCCCGGGGAGGCGAGCGGGAGTGGGCATCCGGTGGGTGGCGCAATCCGGGATGGAGGGCCGCCGGGCCGAAATCGCCTTGCGGTTCGGTCTCTCCCGAACGGCCGCTCTCCTTCTGGCCGTGCGCTTTCCCGATGACGAAGGGATCGAGGAGTATCTGGACCCCTCCCGGGTCGAATGGCCTTCCCCCCTTCGCATTCCCCACTTGAGTGAAGCGGCGGACCGCGTGGTCCGCGCCGTCCGGGCTGGGGAGAAGATCTTCATCCACGGGGACTACGACGTGGACGGCCTCATGGGGGCCGCCGTCTTGACGGGCGCGCTTCGGACCCTGGGGGCCTCGCCCGACGTGTACATCCCCTCGCGATTCGAAGGCGGCTACGGCCTCTCTGAGTCCAGTGTGTCCGCCGCCCTCTCGGGCTCGGCATCCTTGGTCCTCACGACGGACTGCGGCACGAACGCCAGGGAGGCGGGGGCGGATCTCGCCAGGCACGGCGTGGACCTCGTGGTGACGGACCACCACGTGCCTTCCCCGGACCAGCAACCCCCGGGATGGATCGTCAATCCCCACATGGAGCCGGACCACCCGGACCGGGCCCTCTGCGGCACCCTGGTGGCCCTCCAGCTCGTGCGTCGCGTGGGGGACCTCCTGGGGCGCCCCCTGAGCCTCGAACCCTTCGTGAGACTCGGCGCCATCGCCACCGTGGCCGACGTCAGCCCCCTGACGCCCCTCAACCGCCGGGTGTGTCGGGAAGGGTTTGCGGCCCTCGCCACCACGCCCAACCTGGCCCTCGCGAGGATGTTCAAGGCCGCCGGGGCGAACGGGCGAATCATGGGCCACCACATCGCCTTTCATATCGCCCCGCGCCTCAACGCCGCGGGGCGAATCGAGGACGCACGCCTCGTGCTCGACCTTCTATTGGAGAGGGACGCGGCGCGAGCCGCGGCCCTGTCCGGACGTCTCGAGGGCCTCAACCGGAAGAGGCGGGCGCTTCAGGCCGCCGCCTACGACGACGCCTCGGCGAGGGTGCGGGAGAACCCCGAAGGGCCCGTCCTGTTCGTGGCATCGGGGCGGTGGCACCGCGGCGTGCTTGGACCCGTCGCGGCCAGGCTGGCGGAGTCCTTCCGGAAAAGCGCCTTCGTCGTGTCGGTAGAAGGGGGGATCGGAACCGGATCCGCCCGTTCGTGGGGAGGCGAAAACGTAGTGGCCCTGTTGGAACGCTGTTCGGACCTCCTTCTGCGGTACGGGGGCCACGGCGGAGCGGCCGGGTTCAGCGTGGAGGCCGACAAGATCCCCGCCCTGGAGAAGAGAGTTCAGGCCGAGGCCGCCGAGCGGTCTCCCGACGCGCCCGCGCCGGTCGCGTACATCCCGATCCTCCCCGACGACGTCCCGGGGCTCTGGGACGCGTGGGAGGTCATGGACCCCTTTGGGCCGCTGAACGACGAGCCGACGGTCGGAATCGAAGGGCTCTACGCGAAGGGATGCCGCGTGCTCAACGGGAAGCACCTCATGTGGGAAGCGGAGGCGGGTGGAGGCCAGCGGCTCACCGTGATCGCCTGGGACGGGTTGGGCCGAGGGCTGAGCCCGTCCTCCCTCACGCCCTCGGCGCTGGTCATCGGCAAGCCGGCGCCCGAGCAGCGGCCCGTGGCGCTGCCTTTTTACTTGAACCTGCTCGACATCTGCTGATTGGGGTGGCGTGCCCCACTTTCCGGGGGCGCGAGGAACGCCCCTTCCTGCGCCCGATGGGCATGGGATAGACTCCACCTCTTGTCTACGAGAGGAACGAACATGCCGAAATGGGTCTTTTTCTTCGGAAACGGGAAGGCGGAGGGGCACGGGAAACAGAAGGAACTTCTTGGTGGAAAGGGCGCCGGGCTGGCGGAGATGACGAATCTGGGCATCCCCGTCCCGCCGGGGTTCACCATCACCACCGAGGTGTGCACCTATTTCTACGCCAACGGCCGCACCTATCCGGCCGACCTTCGAGCGCAAGTGGACGAGGCCCTCGCCGGCGTCGAGGCCATCATGGGACGGACCTTCGGGGACCCCTCCAACCCGCTCCTGTTCTCGGTCCGATCCGGTGCCCGAGCCAGCATGCCGGGCATGATGGACACGGTCCTCAACCTGGGTCTCAACGACGCAACCGTGGAAGGCCTGGCGGCCCGGACGGGCAACCCCCGCTTCGCCTGGGATTCCTATCGCCGCTTCGTCGCCATGTACGGGGACGTGGTCCTGGGCCTCAAGCCGGTGGACAAGAAGGAAGAGGACCCCTTCGAGGTGATCCTCGAACGGGTCAAACACGAGGTCGGCGCGCGGTTCGACACGGACCTCGGGGCGGATGACCTGCGGCGCCTCGTGGCCCTATTCAAGGGCGAGATCAAGGCTCGGCTCGGCCTTGAGTTCCCGGAGGATCCGCGGGAACAGCTGTGGGGCGCCATCGGGGCGGTTTTCGGCTCGTGGATGAATGACCGGGCCATCGCGTACCGGAAGCTGTATGACATCCCCGGTGATTGGGGCACGGCCGTCAACGTCCAGACCATGGTCTTCGGCAACCTAGGGGAGACCTCCGGAACGGGCGTGGGCTTTACGCGGGACCCGGCCCTGGGGGAGAACCGGATGTACGGCGAGTTCCTCATGAACGCCCAGGGCGAGGACGTGGTGGCGGGCATCCGCACGCCCAGGCCCATCGCGGAGCTCGAGCAGGTTCTCCCCCAGGCGTTCAACCAGCTCGTGGGCATCCGGAACACCATCGAAAGGCACTTCCGGGACATGCAGGACTTTGAGTTCACGATCGAGGAGGGGCGGCTCTGGATGCTCCAGACCCGCACGGGAAAGCGCCACCCGTTCGCGGCGGCTCGGATGGCGGTGGACATGGAGGCCGAGGGCCTCATCTCGGAAAAGGAGGCCGTGCTCCGGCCCGAGGCGGACGGCATCGCCGCCTTCCTGTCGCCCATTTTCGACGCCGGCGCGAAGCTCCAGGCCGTCCGGGAGAAGCGGGTTGTGGCCAAGGGGCTCCCGGCGGGTCCTGGCGGAGCGTCGGGAAGGGTCGTATTCAACGCCGTGGACGCCGAAGTGTGGGCCCGGCGGGGCGAGAAGGTCCTCCTGGTGAGGAAGTTCACGAGCCCCGAGGACATCCGGGGCATGAACGCCGCCCAGGGGATTCTGACGGCCATGGGCGGCATGACCTCCCACGCGGCCCTGGTGGCCCGTCAGATGGGAAAGGTGTGCATCGTAGGCTGCGGAGCCCTCGACATCGACTACGCCAAAGGGGAGATGCGGGTGGGGGAGAACGTGGTCCGCGAGGGGGATTGGCTCTCCATCGACGGGTTCACGGCGGAGGTGATCCTGGGCCAGCTCCCCACGCGCCCCAGCGAGGTGTTGCAGGTCATTTCCGGCGAACTGAGGCCCGAGGAGAGCCGCAACTTTCAGCAATTCGACCGGCTCATGGCCTGGGCGGACAAGTACCGGCGCCTCGAGGTCTGGACCAACGCCGACACGCCCGGACAGGCCGCCACGGCCGTCAAGCTGGGGGCGCAGGGTATCGGATTGTGCCGCACGGAACACATGTTCTTCGAAGGGGACCGGATTCATTACGTTCGAAGGATGATCCTCTCCGAATCCAAGGAGGACCGCCAGAAGGCCCTGGCTCACCTCTTTCCCATGCAGAAGGAGGACTTCGCCGGCATTTTCCGGGCCATGAACGGCCGGCCGGTCACGGTCCGTCTTTTGGATCCTCCTCTTCATGAATTTCTTCCGTCTCGCGAGGCGTTAAAGCCGGAAGTCTTCGCCCAAAAGGTGAAGGCTGTCGCCGACGAATTGGGCGTCTCCCCCGAGGAGATCGAGGACCGAATCGAAGGCCTGCACGAGAACAATCCCATGCTGGGCCACCGCGGCTGCCGGCTGGGCGTGACCTATCCGGAAATCTACGAGATGCAGATCCGGGCCATCCTCGAGGCCGCCTGCGAGGTGGCCAAGGAGGGCCTTCCCGTCCGGCCCGAGGTCATGATCCCCATCGTGGCCACCGCCGAGGAAATGAGAATCTTCGAGGCCATGACGCGGCGGATCGCCAAGGAGGTCTTCAAGAGGGCGGGCGCCAAAGTGCACTACCTCGTCGGAACCATGATCGAGTTGCCCCGCGCGTGCGTGGCGGCCGGCGCCATCGCCAAACACGCCGAGTTCTTCTCCTTCGGCACCAACGACCTCACGCAGACGGCCTGCGGGATCTCCCGGGACGACGTCCGCGGATTCCTTGGCCAATATGTGGAGCAGGAGATTTACCCGGTGGACCCCTTCCAGCGCATCGATCGGGAGGGGGTGGGCGAACTCATGAAGATCGCCGTAAAGGGCGGGCGGCGGAGCCGTCGCAAGCTGCAGATCGGCATCTGCGGCGAGCACGGGGGAGAACCGAACTCCGTCGAGTTTTGCCACGCCATCGGCCTCAATTACGTTTCCTGCTCCCCCTTCCGAGTGCCCGTGGCGCGCCTTGCGGCCGCCCAGGCGGCGCTCAAGGACTAGCCGAAGGGCGGGGTCGCTGGCGCCCGCGTCACGATCCGGTTTCAGTTGGTTCAGACTCGCGAGGATCCCCCCGAAAGGGGGGATTCCTGGTTCATGGCGACTCCGCTATCATGGAATGGCGGCACGATAGGGGGGGGGACATGAACGACCAGAACCCAAGCGCCACGCCGTGCGTGAATCCAGCCACCGGTGAGGTCTTCGCGCGGTCTCCGTTGCACTCCCTGGAGGACCTCCGGGCCGCCATGGAGGCGGCGCGGCAGGCCCAGCCCGGATGGGCGGCGCTCCCTCCGAAGGAACGGGCCCGGCGCGTCCTTCCCATCCGGGACCGCCTCGTTTCTCGTGCCGACGAACTGGCCCGGGTCTTGGCGCGCGACAACGGCAAGACCCTGACCGATGCCCTCGCCACCGAGATCCTGCCCGCCGCCATCTCGGTGACCTACTACGCGCGGATGGCGCCTCGTTTTCTGCGCCCCCGGAGGACGGGGACGGCCACCTGGCTTCTTGCCAACAAGCGTTCGGTCGTCCAGAGGGTCCCGTGGGGGGTGGTGGGGATCATTTCGCCGTGGAACTATCCCTTCGGCATTCCCTTCCACGAGGTCGTCATGGCTCTCCTGGCGGGGAACGCCGTCCTGTTGAAAACGGCGTCCGAGACCCAGGCGGTGGGCGTGGCTCTGGCGGAGGTCATCGGCGCGGCGGACCTTCCGAAGGGCCTCTTCTCCTTCCTCAACCTGCCCGGTCGAGTGGCGGGTCCAGCCTTCCTGGAGACGGGCGTGGACAAGCTGTTCTTCACCGGCAGCGTCCCCGTGGGGAAGGCCCTCATGGCCAAGGCCGCCGAAACCCTGACGCCCTTGTCCCTGGAATTGGGCGGGAACGACCCCATGCTCGTCTGCGAGGACGCGGATGTGGACCGGGCCGCCGCCGGCGCCGTCTGGGCGGGGATGCAGAACGCCGGGCAGTCCTGCGGCGGCGTGGAGCGGATCTACGTCCACGAGAAGGTGTACTCGGCCTTTCTCCAGGCCCTCAAGGCGCGGGTGGAAGCGCTCCGGGTGGGTCCCGGGGAAGGCTTCGAGAACGACATGGGCGCCATGACGACGGCCAAGCAGCTGGAGACCGTCCGGGAGCACGTTCGGGACGCCCTGGCCAAAGGCGCCGTTCTGCACGCCCAATCCTCCGCCCCCGAAGGCGGCCCCGGCCTTTTCCATCCCGCCGTGGTCCTCGCCGAGGTCAACCACGACATGGTCACCATGCGGGAGGAGACCTTCGGTCCCGTGGTGGGGGTCATGAAGGTGAAGGACATGGAGGAGGCCGTGGCCCTGGCCAACGATTCGAACCTCGGCCTCACGGCCTCCGTCTGGAGCCGCAACCGGAAGAGGGCCAAGACCCTCGCGTCCCGCCTTCACGCAGGCGCCGTCACGATCAACGACCACCTCATGAGCCACGGCCTGCCCGAAACGCCCTGGGGCGGATTCAAGCAGTCGAGCCTGGGCCGGACCCACGGCCAAATCGGCTTCGACGAGATGACCCAGCCCCGCGTCGTCGTGGACGACCTCCTCGGCTTCGCCGCTCGGGACCTCTGGTGGCACCCCCATGGCCGGGAGGTCTACGAAGGCCTCAAGGGGCTGGTGTTGGGCCTCTACGCCCGATCCTTCGGCACGCGCCTCGGCGGGTGGCTCAAGGCCCTTCGGATCCTTCCCCGCATGTTCCGCCGAAGCGGCTGAACCCAAACAGAAGGCCCGTTCAACAAGGCGCGGAGGACCCGCATAGGGCCCTCCGCACGTGTTTCTCCCCGCCGCCGTTGGGGGGGGTACGCCGCTACCACGGTCCCTCGGCGGGGCAAAGGTGATTGTACGCGGCCACCTCGTAGTACCAGACCGTGTATCCCGGCGGCGGGTCCTCACCGGAGGTGTCGATCCACTGCTTGTTGGCCGTCGCCTCGTCCATGTCCACCACGTCCGAGGCCACCCGCGTCCACTGGTTGTGGGCCAGGGCCACATCGTGGGTCCGGTAGATGTTGTAGCCCGTGACCTGGTCGGCCTGGTTAGGATCCATGAAATTCAGGATCGGATAGTCGTTCCCGTCCGTCGTGAGCGTTACGCTGTAAATGAACACGGTCTCGTCGGGCGGATCGCACAAAGCGCCGTCCACCATTCCGCAGTCCCACCGGGTGCAGTCCTCCCCACTGGTCAAGGTGATGAAGTCCGTCTGGCCCGTCGTCGTGTCGGCGTCGCTGTCGTACCCGTCGTCGGCGCCCTGGTCCTTGGGGCTGAACGCATAATCGGGAGAAGGCAGGAAGAACTTGACGAAATAAGTGGATCCGTAAGCGAGCCCGTTGAAACGGTAAAGGCCGTCGGGATCCGTCACCACTTCCTGGAGCCACTGGTACGAGTCGTTGTAGAGCTTGACGACAATGCCCGGCAGGCCCGGCTCGCCCGCGTCGCGCACGCCATCGGCATCGTCGTCCCGCCAGACCTGGTTGCCGATGGCGATGGGCTCCACCGCCGTCACCTGGGTCGCCGCGTTGTCCGAAAGGTCCGGGTCGCCCTCCGCGAGGCTGACGGCGGCGGACACCGAGGCCGTTCCCACCCCCGAGGTCTGGAACACGGCGATCAGGGATGTCGTGGCGCCTCCACCGAAGTCTCCCAGGGAAGCGTGGAGTTCGCCCGGCGCCCCCTCGGTCCAACGGGGGTCGCTGGCGCCTGCGTCGAAGGTCAGGGACGCCGACCCGGTCGTTGCCAGGGTCGTGTCGAGGCTCACGGCCGTGGCGCCTCCCGCCGTCTCGTTGGCCAGCTCGAACGTGTAGGTCACGGGCCGCGTGGTGAGTACCGGCTCGGGGGAGTCGGAGAGCTGAAGGGAGAGATCGGGGAGCGCCGTGGTGAAGGAGAATACGGGCGATTCTGAGGTCCCGCAAGGGTTGTGGGCCACGACCTTCCAGTAATAGGTCGTCCCCGAAACGAGTGCCATCGCCTTGGAAGAGGCCTTGATTCCCGAATTCACCATCGTCACAGGAGGATTGACTG
Protein-coding regions in this window:
- a CDS encoding DHH family phosphoesterase — translated: MGIRWVAQSGMEGRRAEIALRFGLSRTAALLLAVRFPDDEGIEEYLDPSRVEWPSPLRIPHLSEAADRVVRAVRAGEKIFIHGDYDVDGLMGAAVLTGALRTLGASPDVYIPSRFEGGYGLSESSVSAALSGSASLVLTTDCGTNAREAGADLARHGVDLVVTDHHVPSPDQQPPGWIVNPHMEPDHPDRALCGTLVALQLVRRVGDLLGRPLSLEPFVRLGAIATVADVSPLTPLNRRVCREGFAALATTPNLALARMFKAAGANGRIMGHHIAFHIAPRLNAAGRIEDARLVLDLLLERDAARAAALSGRLEGLNRKRRALQAAAYDDASARVRENPEGPVLFVASGRWHRGVLGPVAARLAESFRKSAFVVSVEGGIGTGSARSWGGENVVALLERCSDLLLRYGGHGGAAGFSVEADKIPALEKRVQAEAAERSPDAPAPVAYIPILPDDVPGLWDAWEVMDPFGPLNDEPTVGIEGLYAKGCRVLNGKHLMWEAEAGGGQRLTVIAWDGLGRGLSPSSLTPSALVIGKPAPEQRPVALPFYLNLLDIC
- a CDS encoding ABC transporter ATP-binding protein codes for the protein MSDLYKPPLFEIRGVTFAYPGRPPSLEEVSFTVRKGERVALLGANGSGKTTLLLLLDGLYFPQGGRIDFEGNPIEAHSLEDGEAVRHFRRRVGLLFQNPDAQLFSPSVREELLFAPRQLGLPSEEAEERVETVLNLMEISDLRDRPPQSLSAGEKKRVALASLLTAGPSVLLLDEPTAGLDPRSQSRLLDILEQLHGAGLTLITATHELLLLPHLADRAVVLSPGHRLLAEAPADEVLSDLALLDRANLIHIHSHRHGDVLHRHPHLHWAGHHHEEP
- the ppdK gene encoding pyruvate, phosphate dikinase, whose product is MPKWVFFFGNGKAEGHGKQKELLGGKGAGLAEMTNLGIPVPPGFTITTEVCTYFYANGRTYPADLRAQVDEALAGVEAIMGRTFGDPSNPLLFSVRSGARASMPGMMDTVLNLGLNDATVEGLAARTGNPRFAWDSYRRFVAMYGDVVLGLKPVDKKEEDPFEVILERVKHEVGARFDTDLGADDLRRLVALFKGEIKARLGLEFPEDPREQLWGAIGAVFGSWMNDRAIAYRKLYDIPGDWGTAVNVQTMVFGNLGETSGTGVGFTRDPALGENRMYGEFLMNAQGEDVVAGIRTPRPIAELEQVLPQAFNQLVGIRNTIERHFRDMQDFEFTIEEGRLWMLQTRTGKRHPFAAARMAVDMEAEGLISEKEAVLRPEADGIAAFLSPIFDAGAKLQAVREKRVVAKGLPAGPGGASGRVVFNAVDAEVWARRGEKVLLVRKFTSPEDIRGMNAAQGILTAMGGMTSHAALVARQMGKVCIVGCGALDIDYAKGEMRVGENVVREGDWLSIDGFTAEVILGQLPTRPSEVLQVISGELRPEESRNFQQFDRLMAWADKYRRLEVWTNADTPGQAATAVKLGAQGIGLCRTEHMFFEGDRIHYVRRMILSESKEDRQKALAHLFPMQKEDFAGIFRAMNGRPVTVRLLDPPLHEFLPSREALKPEVFAQKVKAVADELGVSPEEIEDRIEGLHENNPMLGHRGCRLGVTYPEIYEMQIRAILEAACEVAKEGLPVRPEVMIPIVATAEEMRIFEAMTRRIAKEVFKRAGAKVHYLVGTMIELPRACVAAGAIAKHAEFFSFGTNDLTQTACGISRDDVRGFLGQYVEQEIYPVDPFQRIDREGVGELMKIAVKGGRRSRRKLQIGICGEHGGEPNSVEFCHAIGLNYVSCSPFRVPVARLAAAQAALKD